The following proteins come from a genomic window of Streptomyces sp. NBC_01716:
- a CDS encoding ATP-binding cassette domain-containing protein: protein MTSSTGSGAGADRSAGTTLEQLERRAGSHRDRPSYGHDALIACDRLVRIFTADGVEVQALQGLDLLVAEGELMALVGASGSGKSTLMNILAGLDVPTAGAAKVAGRDLLGMDAKARLRYRREAVGFVWQETGRNLLPYMTAAQNVALPMQLSGRGRDGGGRDDGRGGRGRGRGRGRRAERAARAESLLTMLDVADCRDRRPHQMSGGQQQRVAIAVALANSPSVLLADEPTGELDSATGEQVFAAFRRANEELGTTIVIVTHDQEVAGEVRRTVAIRDGRTSSEVLRRKEVDATTGQESVVAREYAMLDRAGRLQLPADYTKALALEHRVLLELEQDHIQIWPDTQRPETRPE from the coding sequence ATGACATCGTCGACCGGGTCCGGTGCGGGGGCCGATCGTTCGGCCGGGACGACGCTGGAGCAGTTGGAGCGGCGGGCGGGCAGCCATCGCGACCGGCCCTCGTACGGGCACGACGCGCTCATCGCCTGCGACCGGCTGGTGCGGATCTTCACCGCCGACGGGGTGGAGGTACAGGCGCTCCAGGGCCTCGATCTGCTGGTGGCCGAGGGCGAGTTGATGGCTCTGGTGGGCGCGTCCGGCAGCGGCAAGTCGACGCTGATGAACATCCTGGCCGGCCTGGACGTGCCCACGGCCGGGGCCGCGAAGGTGGCGGGCCGCGATCTCCTGGGCATGGACGCGAAGGCGCGGCTGCGTTACCGGCGTGAGGCGGTGGGCTTCGTCTGGCAGGAGACCGGACGGAACCTGCTCCCGTACATGACGGCGGCTCAGAACGTCGCCCTGCCGATGCAGTTGAGCGGCCGGGGCCGGGATGGCGGCGGCCGGGACGACGGCCGAGGTGGTCGTGGTCGTGGTCGTGGTCGTGGTCGTCGGGCGGAGCGCGCCGCGCGGGCCGAATCGCTGCTGACGATGCTGGACGTGGCGGACTGCCGCGACCGCCGCCCGCACCAGATGTCCGGCGGCCAGCAGCAACGGGTGGCGATAGCCGTCGCCCTCGCCAACTCCCCTTCCGTACTGCTGGCCGACGAGCCGACGGGCGAACTGGACTCGGCGACCGGGGAGCAGGTGTTCGCCGCGTTCCGCCGCGCGAACGAGGAGCTGGGCACGACGATCGTGATCGTCACCCATGACCAGGAGGTCGCGGGCGAGGTCCGCCGGACGGTCGCCATCCGCGACGGCCGCACCTCGTCGGAGGTCCTGCGCCGCAAGGAGGTCGACGCGACGACGGGCCAGGAGTCGGTGGTGGCCCGGGAGTACGCGATGCTCGACCGCGCGGGCCGCCTCCAGCTGCCCGCCGACTACACGAAGGCACTGGCCCTGGAACACCGCGTCCTGCTGGAACTGGAACAGGACCACATCCAGATCTGGCCCGACACCCAGCGGCCGGAAACCCGACCCGAGTGA